From Salvelinus sp. IW2-2015 linkage group LG33, ASM291031v2, whole genome shotgun sequence, one genomic window encodes:
- the LOC111957449 gene encoding centrosomal protein of 78 kDa-like — translation MGGLHWVTQLQHPGGRQSGGRPLHRSLLRTSGSKKCGLSNERALSLLEALKSNSTLCVLDIRWNRLMDNELVKIVIERVLINANGQSSQYSWIKPSALKDQSSGVSQQPRPRASRCIPLRTAKRTGRQR, via the exons ATGGGAGGCCTCCACTGGGTCACTCAACTGCAACACCCTGGTGGGAGACAAAGTGGCGGCCGGCCCTTGCACAGGAGCTTGCTGAGGACCTCTGGGTCAAAG AAGTGTGGGTTGTCCAACGAGAGGGCACTGTCTCTGCTGGAGGCTCTGAAGTCCAACTCCACTCTCTGTGTCCTTGACATCAGGTGGAACCGCTTAATGG ACAACGAGCTGGTGAAGATTGTGATCGAAAGAGTTCTCATAAACGCTAACGGTCAATCCTCTCAG TACTCCTGGATCAAGCCCTCGGCCCTCAAAGACCAGAGTTCAGGTGTTTCTCAGCAGCCACGCCCCAGAGCCAGCAGGTGTATCCCGTTGCGCACTGCTAAACGCACTGGACGACAGAGGTGA
- the LOC111957444 gene encoding ladderlectin: MNFQCQSQFTASFITTIKIPLIIALCHVTFFGESIQDGTVYKERSNRYSTHHSITGLPEKRLPVTYLRLQLTSKITMKVLSISVLLCVALTLREAAGQQQAVAVEQLSIVPVLEEAKETGPLKPLGDAPMETIVELVDNKVELALLEEGEAEAHSLALVQAPEIRFLHCPDGWYLHQSRCFLFVNSYLSWHNAEEHCNTLHANLASVQNPRQYRFLQQLTTMANRHSAWIGGFYLQDRWLWIDRVGFYYENWYTHLDVGRNACIHLRTSVGWSNAHCGTGLPFICVKMSC; this comes from the coding sequence ATGAATTTCCAGTGCCAATCACAATTTACAGCTTCGTTCATAACTACCATAAAAATTCCACTTATCATTGCTCTGTGTCACGTAACGTTCTTTGGTGAGAGCATACAGGACGGGACAGTATATAAAGAGCGGAGCAACCGCTACTCCACTCATCACTCCATCACTGGCCTACCTGAGAAAAGACTACCTGTGACTTACCTACGGCTACAGTTAACCAGCAAAATCACCATGAAGGTCCTGAGCATCTCTGTATTACTCTGTGTGGCCTTAACTCTAAGGGAAGCAGCAGGGCAGCAGCAGGCTGTGGCAGTGGAACAACTGAGCATTGTTCCAGTTCTAGAGGAGGCTAAAGAGACTGGGCCACTGAAGCCGCTGGGTGACGCTCCAATGGAGACCATAGTAGAACTGGTAGACAACAAAGTAGAGCTTGCTCTACTTGAAGAAGGGGAAGCTGAGGCTCATTCTCTTGCGCTGGTCCAAGCACCAGAGATAAGGTTTTTGCACTGCCCTGATGGTTGGTACCTACATCAGTCACGCTGTTTCCTCTTTGTGAACTCATACTTGTCGTGGCACAACGCAGAGGAACACTGCAACACTCTGCATGCAAACCTGGCCTCCGTTCAGAACCCCCGACAGTATCGCTTCCTGCAGCAGTTAACGACAATGGCCAACCGGCACAGCGCGTGGATCGGTGGATTCTATCTCCAGGACAGGTGGCTGTGGATCGACCGTGTAGGATTCTACTACGAAAACTGGTACACACACCTTGATGTGGGCCGCAACGCTTGCATCCATCTGCGCACCTCAGTGGGCTGGTCAAATGCTCACTGTGGCACAGGTCTCCCATTCATCTGTGTGAAAATGTCCTGTTAG